The Salmo trutta chromosome 22, fSalTru1.1, whole genome shotgun sequence genome contains the following window.
aaacactccaaagtttctaaaactgtttgaatggtgtctgtgagtataacagaactcaaatggcaggccaaaacctgagaagattctgtacaggcaGTACcttgtctgaccatttcttggccttctttgtcatctctatccaaaacaaaggatctctgctgtaacgtgacattttctaaggctcccataggctctcagaaggcaccagaacgttgaatgatgactttgcagcccatggctgaaaaacagtagcgcatttggatagtggtcgatctgagaacaatgacacgggtgcgcgcatgcacgtgaagtccattttagattatcagtctgaacgaaaacaacgactcctggtcggaatattatcgcttttttacgagaaaaatagcataaaaatagattttaaacagcgtttgacatgcttcgaagtacggtaatggaatattttgacattttttgtcacgatacgcgcgtcacccttcggatagtgtcttgaacgcacaacaaaacgccgccatttggatataactatggattatttggaaccaaaccaacatttgttattgaagtagaagtcctgggagtgcattctgacgaagaacagcaaaggtattccaatttttcttatagtaaatctgagtttggtgagtaccaaacttggtgggtgtcaaattagctagcccgtgatggcgagctatctactcagaatattgcaaaatgtgctttcaccgaaaagctattttaaaatcggacaccgcgattgcgtaaaggagttctgtatctataattcttaaaataattgttttttgtaagtaatttagtaaattcaccggaagtgttcggtgggaatgctagttctgaacgtcacatgctaatgtaaaaagctgttttttgatataaatatgtacttgattgaacaaaacatgcatgtattgtataacataatgtcctaggggtgtcatctgatgaagatcatcaaaggttagtgctgcatttagctgtggtttttgtgacatatgctagcttgaaatgggtgtctgattatttctggctgggtactctgctgacataatctaatgttttgctttcgttgtgaaggctttttgaaattggacagtgtggttagattaacgagagtcttgtctttaaaatggtgtaaaatagtcatatgtttgagaaattgaagttcaGATTtcaggagtttgtatttcgcgccacgcccaatcattggatattggagtggtgttccgctagtggaacgtctagatgtaagaggttttaaacagcatgatcattacacaggtgcaccttgcgctgtggacaataaaaggccactaaaatgtgcagttttatcacaacgccacagatgtcaagTTGAGGGCttgcgcaattggcatgctaactgcaggaatgtccaccagagctgttatcagagaatttaatgtttatCTCTCTACAATAAGTCGCCACCAACGttatttcagagaatttggcagtacctccaaccggcctcacaatctcagaccacgtgtatggtgtcgtgtgggcgagtggtttgtgAACAGTGTCCCAACGTTGTAAATAGTGTcccgtggtggtggggttatggtatgggcaggcataagctacggacaaccaacacaatgcacagagatacggtgacaagatcctgaggtccattgtcgtgccattcatccgctgccatcacctcacgtttcagcatgataatgcacagcgccccccccccccccctcccatgtcccaaggatctgtacacaattcctgggagCTGTaactgtcccagttcttccatggcctgcatactcagacatgtccaCCCACTGAGCACGTTTGGTATGCTGgatcgacagcgtgttccagttcacagcaatatccagcaacttcacacagccattgaaaaggagtggaacaacattccacaggccacaataagCCTGATGAAGGAGATGtattgcgctgcatgaggcaaatggtggtctcaccagaaactgactggttctgatccacactcctactttattttttttacattttaaggtATAGTATATCTGTGACAGATGCATAtctattctcagtcatgtgaaatccatagattaggtcttaatgaatttatttcaattgaccgatttccttatatgaactgtaactctttgaacaaaaatctaaatacaACAATTTCAGTGTAAATGCcagctgaaaagtaccagtggTCAGGCTTTGGCCCCAATTAAGAGCAGGTCCATTGAGGCCATGGCCTAGTGAGACACTGGAGCCATGGAATCAGAAGACAGCCTTCTTGGTAAGACACTGGAGCCATGGAATCAGAAGACAGCCTTCTTGGTAAGACACTGGGCTAAGTCTCCAGTGGAAAAGTAGTCATAAATAAGTTGGTAAAGCCCTGTGAACTCACCAGGTCCTCGATGATCTCCAGCATGCGTTTCTTGGCTGCCTCCACACAGTCTTTGGCTCCCTTCAGAGCGACCTTGTCGCTGTTGGCGCCGCTCCTGGGGAAGCTCACCATCACACCGCCGTACTCATCAGCGATGTCCCTCAGCACCTGCCCACGGCGAGCCACAAAGTACCGGTGGTGCTTGGGGTCCACATTCATTACATCCTCCACCACGTTATCCTGAGGGATGACAAGCAAGCATGGGGTTTAATATTCAGCTGTGTCAAACAATACAGTGTATAATATAAAGGTTGGAGTCAGTACCAAAATGACAACAGTTTCCTTACACTCAAACTTACAAATACACAGGAGTTTGATTCCGCTGTAAACACAAGTACGTAACATCAAAACAATATTGCCAGGAGAAACTTTTGATTAGTCAGTTTCTCCTGTTTTCCCCTAATCAAATCAACAAGATGTATTGATAAAAAAAACGGTCTTTACCAAGCTCTTGATGAGTTCCTCCAGTTCTTTCTGGGCCTCTCTGACGGCCTCCTCTGTCCCCACCACGGTGATCAGCTCCTGGTCCTCGTCCTCAGGTGTAGGGAAGATAATCCTGGCTCCAGTACTGTCACGTACCTTACGGATGTTACCACCTCCTTTACCGATCAGGAATTTATGGTACTCTGGTTTAGCCTTCAGCTCAGCTGTGTGACTCTTGGTTTGCTAGGGATagaaagagggaaaaaaatatatttcagaatGTTTTTATTGGAATGTGCTGCAACATAATGGTGGAGCTGATTAGTTCAGTTTACTTCCTTGAAAGGTGTGTACATGGACTACTGACAACCAGGTTTGGGATTAAGGTGACCACGTCCCAGATTGTACAGGACAGTCTCACATTTTGGCCCTTCATCCCCCTACCAAACAATCAGACGCTGTATTTTACAaaacatttcttatttttttgtgtAGACTCAGAGGTGCCGGTTTTGATTATAGGTGCAACTGTCCCAGAGTTCATGTTAAAGGACTGATCATCATCATAAGGACACACGAAGAGGAGACTAGCATTAGGGTAagtgaggtagtgtatagtggttTATGGTCATCCAACCACTAACACAGTTAGGAAGCTTGGTCAGGAAGGGTCCAGTATTGAGTTGTGTTGAGGTGGTGCAGAGTTCTGACCCGTTGTCTCTGGACCTCTGTGTCCAACTAAAGAACAGAATATTGGGGGTTTGAGACACACCACCCACCCAACCAGGTACAGCCTGTGATTGACTGACCAGGTCAGCCAATCACAGGCAGGGGAGTGTTCTAGAAGGGCTCTTGGCAACCCCGTAACAATGCCAGAGGTCCGAAACCAGGGGATGGTAGCCTCTGCTGGGCTGGAGAGTTCCTCTCTAAAGTTTGTGGCTGTGTCCCAGGGCcagagagtttttttttttttttaacaagtccaTTTGTCCCATATTTCATTCAGACATTCCAACCTGTGTCGTATGCTGTCACATTGCGCTTAtgcccagctatatatcataagGACGTGGTGCTGGTGATGTTTAACACTTTCTCCAATCGTTGTTGAGATCTGATATTCTGCACAACGCAAGATGACACGTAGGGCAAGGTCATAtcgtcaaccaatcacatttgtcAAATCCTTTTGGGCTAAATTCCAGCTAAAACTTGGAGAGGACCGCTAACTACTTATAAAAAGTGTGCTTCTAACGAAGAACAACAATAGTAAGTAGGCCTAAGTAGCTGTAGCCTATTAGAGAAAAGGTCCTTTCCTCACACTTGGTAGGCTGCTTCTACTTTACtcaacagttaaaaaaaaataataataaatcctACCAGTTTTACATTCCTTGAGACCAACCAGAATTGTTACTGTGGATAAATATTCGCAaatttgtagaaaacagtcaGTCTCATTTCTGCATCACCAAATTTCGTGCGCACTAAGCATTTTTTTAAAATGTGGCCACCCTAGTTAGGATGATTTCTATTTCAATTGCTTTTTAGTGAAGGATAATTGGGAATTGCAGTTTACTTCCTGAAATTGAACCCAACCCTCATGACAACCATAGCcaatgaacaaaaaaaaaaaaaacaacctgGTCCCTCAACCTACTAATAAGTAAAGCCTAAATAAGACAACTAAGAGCAGGATCAAACCTTATCCTGGGCCAGAGAGAGCAGCTGTTTCTTCGCCTTCTCCACCTCCTCAGCAGGGCCCCTGATGGTGACTGTGTCGATGCCGGAGCCCTCGGTGGGGAAGTGGATATGGACGCCGCCACACTCTTCCATGATGGAGCGGACAAAACGGCCCTTAGAGCCAATCAGGGAGTTGTGCAGCTTTGAGGGAATGGACACCTCCATCTCTGTAATGTTTGCCTGGGAGGGACACAATAGCGGCATATGTAGTTCATCGGGCACAGAATGGAAACATGGTTTCATATAGAGAGACAAATTAAGAACATTCTATCCTTATCTGCATTGACATAGACGAACACAGGCCATCTTAGAAGGAAATCTCCCTGCGAAAAGCCAGAAAATTACCAATTCTTTCTGGATAGCCAGGATGCGGATTCTGGCGGCCTCACAGTTTTCCTTCTTGCCGGTGATGACGATCATCTCAGAGTTGCTGTTCTCGGCAGGCAGGTCAATCCTGGTGTTAGTTTCCTCACGAATCTGGAAATGAAGGAATTACTTTGTCAGGTAAtaccattttttttctcctcCCATATTTTAAAAAGCCTGAAATTGTGAAAGAACTGTGTCCCAAACCAAGTTTAAATTTATATCCTATTAATGAGAATATACCTTCTTGATGTTGGCGCCACCTTTCCCAATAATGTTCTTGTGGAATTGTTTGAAGATGGGAACTGAGAGAAAGAAACCATTCTCCACCTGAAAAAGACAAATCAATCATAGATAAAAAACAGTTAATGTGAAAACATTTTTTCAAATCTGCAAAGCAAGATTTGACATGTTCAATACACTTACGGAAAGAGCTATCAATCATACCAACGATGAAGTGCTTTACCCGGCACAACATCTTGAAAGCCAAATGTACTTAACACATTACACTAACCTCATGCAACGTAAAAAAATAAGAAAGGTTAAACCTAGTTGTCACAGAGAGTCAATCATTGAGACGTTTGTTTGATGATCTACATACCATTTCAGCAACCATCTTAGCCATGAACTTGGAGCATTTCTCCACCTCATTTCTTGGACCACGCAGCTGAACGATGTCACTCTTCGCTGCCGGGTCTGGGAAGTTGATGATGACCTGCAAATCGACACATTACTACTTTATGTACAGCTTggaattttttttatattttccttTTCCTCATACAACaccttgcttctacacctgcattacttgctgttgggggtttttggctgggtttctgtacagcactttgagatatcagctgatgtaagaaaggctatataaatacatttgatttgatttaagtgcCCATCCTAACTAAAATGAACATAGTTGTTTACTGTAATTATACAGCAAAATGTTATAGCTGTATACACTTAAGCATTTACCAGAGCCATACATGTACAGCTCTTCTAAATATATGAATCTGGCACACACGATCATGGTTTCTAAGGCTGCGTTTAAAAatcaggcagcccaattctgagctctcccccccccccccttcccactaattggtcttttgagccatcaattttattttttaatttttaaattcCACTCTTTTGTTAATAATTGGGCCAAAGagcagaattgggctgcctgtgtaaatacaGCCTTGCTGACTGAAGTCTTACTGAGCCAGTCTCTGACGTCATCAGGTGTGTTCCCACGGCAACATGGTTTGTGACTCACCTCAGGGAACTTGTCACGAACGTCCTTAATCTTCTCCCCTTTTTGGCCAATGATGGCTCTGTGAAAACGCTGTTCAATGATCAGGTCCTTTGTACGCTCGTTCTCCTGCAAGAGAGACGAAAGGTTGAAGGACAACTCCCAATGGGgacgtgtgtgagagagcgaaTGTATTGTGATACTCACCATGCGCGACGCTAGCTCAAGCAGCTCCTTACTGGCTTCCTGAACCCCCTGGGGATCCCCCTCGATGCGGATCAGGTGGCTCTTCTCGTTGTCAGGGGGGATACGCACAGACACCTTGTGTAGATCTTTGATGCGGTTTACTGTACAGGGCAggaaaataaacatgttttttaaCCACCATTTAGTAATACGCTAAATATCTTAAATACATTGGTGTaactttgtatttatttattatcttACTCTTCCCACTTCTCAAACCAACCTCCGCTTAAAAACATAATACTTACTGTTGGCACCGCCCTTCCCAATCAGGTGTCTGTGGAATCTGGGGTCCACACTGATCTCCCTATAATCCATGCGGCTCACCTAGAAGGAGAAAATGAAATAAACATGGCATCAAATGAATGATTGTAACTACCAAGTCCTAAAACCAAGGAAACCAGTGTGGTTTACACAGTCTGTCCTTGGGACAATGAAACAAACTAGgcctaggctcagattaaagccTACTCTTTAACTACAAAGCATGCTCAAGGGAGACTCTCCATTGAATACTCTTTAGCCCAGTAATCTAATAGGCTTAATCTGGTTTTGGTAAACGGGCTTTCTGCTTAGAGTGGACGAGGCTAGCCTGGTCCTCTTTATTTGGATGGTCTTTACCAGGTCAGTGACGATGGCTTCCATCTGACTCTGCACCATCTGCATGTCTTTGGTGGGGCCTTCCAGGGTGATTTTATCCTCACCCTCAGTGAACTCAATGTGCACCTGCAAAACACAGAAACACCAAGTCAGGCCTTGAGCTGCATCCCCTCTGGAACAAACAcatgccccacacacacacacacacacacacacacaccttgggcATTTGCTGGGTAATCTTGGCCAGGTTCTGCCCCTTCTTGCCAATGATGAAGCGGTGAAGCCAGGAAGGAGCTACGACTGATGATACAGTATAGCTGTTAGCCTGGGAAACACAAACAGGGTCACATTTAGAAACTGAGAAGCCATTGAGGTCATGGGACATCCTCTTAGACCAGAGGCCCTGAAAAGGTGCTAtacgttagtcatttagcaagCAGCCTTATAGAGAGCTACTTACAAATCAGTGCATTTAACTAaggtaaaaaaattttttttaaaaacacattcaTTCACATTGCAAGTAAAACCTTCAAAAATAAGGCATCTACCTTTGACTAAACATCAGTGAATACCAGGCCCAGCCAGGTCGGTGAGAAAGGTGCTGCGTATGTCTTATGTAATGTATATCTACCTTGGCCCTAACTTCATTGAGACCTGTATAGTACGTACTGTGTAGTGTTTCTGTTGGAATGTGTAACATATCTACCTTGGCGTAAACTTCAGTGAGAGCCTGACCCAGCCGGTCTGGCTCCCCGCGCAGGATGACGGTCTCCGAGTTGCTGTCTGGGGGTGGGATCTCGACCGAGACGCCAGTTTTCTCCAGGATCTCCTGCAGGGTGTTTCCCTTGGGGCCGATCACGTACTTGTGCTGAGATTTCTTCACCTCTACCGCGATGGTGGTGGCATTTTTCTGCTGGGAGAAAAGGGAAGACAGAGCACTGGAAATTAGTGTAAAGATAAAGTGTAACTTGGTGCATTTCACTGTTGCATATTCAAAAATGTTAATTGTATTGGTCCCAATTTGAATAAAATGTTAAGACTGTCTCTTTCTTTTCAGTCTAAGACGGCAGTCGTGCCACGGAAGGCTAGTATGAACCTCCATAAGGCCCCTCAACAGCTTCTTGAGACAACCGAAGTCACGCCCTGATACCCTGAGGCTACATGACAACATTCCATACATGTTAAAAACACAGACATTCAATCATTCCTGCTTAGCTAgcaggacatacagttgaagtcagaagttgacataccttagccaaatacatttaaactcagtttttcacaattcctgacatttaatcctagtaaatattccctgtctgaggtcagttaggatcaccgctttattttaagaatgtgaaatgtcagaataatagtagagaatcatttatttcagcttttatttctttcatcacattcccagtgggtcagaaatgtacattcaatgctacaaaatactaattgactgtctttaaattgtttaacttgggtcaaacatttcaggtggccttccacaatcttcccatAATTAattgggtgaatttcggcccattcctcctgacagagcgggTGTAACCAAGTcgggtttgtagacctccttgctcgcacacacttttcagtGCTTggggggtcattgttcatttggaagacccactaacgtcccacctaccccagagaggttagaagAGGACAGAACATAGACCTACACACCTTCCCCTCATAAATCTTCTTGATCATAGCCACAGCAAGGGCCACCTGCTCCTTCTCCCCAGTAATGACGATCTCCGTCTTATTGACGCTGGGTGGGGGGACATTGATGCGGGCTCCCGTCTCCTGCATCATATCTGCCACCAGCTTGTTGTAGGCACCAGTGATGAAGGGGTGGAACACCTTGTCGATGTTCACCCTCTCCACAGCACGCTTGTCCtggaggggaggacagagagcGGACAGTCATCAGTTAGGTTGTCCAACACTCGGACTGATATAACAATTCACAAATTGAACTAGCTCGCTTCCAAACCGTGTTCATGGCAGTGTAATAACAGTAAGGCCAGTGTTAGCAGTATAGGGGCATGTTCATTAAGTAGGGTGGTTAACTTAAATGGCAGAAATTATAAAGAGTTTTAAATATAAGGTAACAGATATGACTGAAgtaggaaaaaaaaaaaagttgttccGCAAAGGATTCCATAGTGAGTTAGGAGGTTATTATGTGGTAGTTAAGTCAGCGAGTGGAGAGTAGTTATAGAGGATGACACTAGAGCGATAGCTAGGTAACTCATGACACCAGGTTGGCTACCTGCTCGGCAGAGATGAGCAGAATCTCATGCTTGGCCTTCTCCAGGCCCTCCTTGGTGCCAGAGATCTTGATATGGTTGCTGGGGTCATCTGGTCTTGGGATCTGGATCTTGGTGGCAGTCTTGAGTTCCAACTCCTGTAGTTTCTCCCCATTCTTGCCGATGACAAAGCGATGGTGTTCTTTGGGGATGGCCACAGTAGCTGAAGCCtggcgtaaaaaaaaaaaaaaaaatctcaacatGAAGGAAAATGGTTAACATTAACACaaaggtaaataaataatcaCTAAGTAGTCACCTTGGATTAACTTTAGTAGCCGTGCATGAATTCCTATTGAAATGGGATGACTGATTTAATTTTATTTAGCCATGATAGTCCACTCAGTAAGCATTGCCACTGTTTTCCAGGGAGTCCTGAGGTGGGGTCCTCAAAACAACACACTGATAGTACAAGTTTGGGAAATCAAAGGATGAGTCTAAATTTAGCTCTGATATACACTGTAACCTACATTGTTATAATGAATACAACAGCCACATAAGGGCTAAATGTGAACCCATCGATCTACACAGACCTGAGTCTGCAGTCGGGACACAATCTCCTTGCGGGCCTTCATCACCGCGTCCAGTTTCCCAGACACCATGATGGACAGACCCTGGTCTTTAGCCATGGAGAGTTCCAGGTGGGCTCCAGTCTTATGCATGATGTCCACACAGACCTTTGCCTGATCTCCTTCACCGAACTGGTTGATGTCCTTGTACTTGCGCTCTTCCAGAGGGACGTGGAAAACCTAGCAGGGTCATAAGTTAAAGAGAGCAAACATCACATGTTTGAACAATAGACTTTAGGTCTACACACCCAGGTTTGCCAAAGGCAGAAGAGTTGTTCGCTACAACAAACATGggtcgtgtcccaaatggcatccctattccctacatagtgcactactttagaccacagctctatgggctctggtcaatagtagtgcactatatggaatAGGGATACCATTTGCTACAACAAACAGTTTCTTATTCCTCCAATGCAACAAAGTGTTGCGTaaactctgctgctgtagctACCTGGGTGATGACAGAGGATTTGAGGGGCCGGATCTTGGAGGTCCAGGCGTTGACTGGTTCCTGGGTCCCCTCAGGTGAAGCAGCCTTCTCAGGCAGCGGGGGGAAGGCATCCTTGTAGGCTGGGGCCTCCTCATCTCCAGCAGTACTAGACCCTGTGTCAGAACCATTAGAAACAAGCCaccatatataaaaaaaactcactGACTACGAGTGTCTGAAATGACTAAAAATGGCAGCTACATGATCGGTTCAACGGCAGTTACTACAACTCATGTCTTGTTGTTACTTCAGGTTTTAGTTAGCATATTTGTTGAGAATCATTGATAACTGATGGCTAatttaaaaaaagccagactaatcTACCCAGAGGAACAGATAAAACAGTAACTCACCGCCTGCCTGCTCTGCAACGAGCCCAGAGCGGTGCTCGTTGAAGCTTTCCTGCGTAAGTACAGCGACTGAGCTCATGGTCGAAATCCCACGTTTACACGGAGTACGAGTGTGTCACTAGTAAAAGAAAAAGAGGACATAATTAGAgttaaaagaaaacaaaaatagCCTGCATAGCTAAGACATGACAGACTCAAAAAGACAAGATTATTAAGTTGTGATGTCTTTATAAGGCCTTGTCTCATAGCTagaaaatacaataaacaatgaaaacaaaaaaaacagaccaCTTTTATAGTTAGGGTTAAATATATAGTAGTACAAAACACATTGACCAGTTTGAGTGGACTTTGGATGTTGGGCCCCATTGTCTTATCTACCGTTATCAAAAGACACCATGCCTTTCCAGGAGGGATAATCCCTGTGCTAGCTATTACCCATTTCACACGCCATCACTTTCTTTGAAAGTCTGACAAATAGCCTCAGTGCGCAGAATAGGCAAATTAAGCATAACCAAGAGGACAAACTGATTCATTGCAGTAGTTACATGTGACGTTGACCCAAGACGCTGATCTCGGATCAGTTCAGCATTTTCCACACTAGACGttaaaggttaggattggggggaggggaggggtatcCCAAAGGCCAGCTGATGGCGATATTAATCTGTTGTGGATGGTTTTCATTTTACAGTCCAAACGCATTGTATGCAGCAAACACTCGTATCCCATGGACCGGTATGTACCTAAgaaacattctccattcaggtTGCAAAAAAGTGTCGATTTCCTCCTTAACTAGATTTTACGGCGAGAAGGAAGAAAAATGCGTACTTTCTTAATGAAACACCATTTCCACCACCATGTTAGTGGCTAATGGTACTTCCTGATGTTGCGCCCTACGTTTAGCAAGAGGTAAACATACTGCtgcaacctgattggctgaacgCGATACATAACATCCAGAACTAGCATTCCTAGGCATTAGCCACtttagcatggtggtggaaaatgttttagagaaaaaaaaaaacatttccctgTCTTTAAGTCTAGTTAGAGGAAATTGACACTTTTGCAACCTGAATGGAGAAAGTCTTACGTTTAAACATGTCCACGTGAGATACGAGTGTATTGCCGGCTGCATACAATCCATCTGGACAGTAAGATGGAAACGACTCAAAATTGACATCTGCCTGCCTTTGGGCTAGTGGAGGGGGATCCTaaatctgtacctaggggaaacttgaCCCCGGAGCccaatctatgcatagtcacttcacccttacctacatgtacaaattacctggactgacctgcacattgactaggtaacggtacaccctgtataaagcctcttAAAGTTAAAACTTAAGTTTACAttgcaaatattttcttaacacttcatgaactgcactgttggttaagtgcatgtaagtaaacatttcacagtaaggtctacacttgttgtattcggcacttGACAAATACATTGATTTCAACAACTAAGTTGAGGTTGTTGGCCTAGGCCTTTTCTAAGCTGGGTGAATGAGCTTTCCCAAGGTTAAGAGGATTCCCCCACTGACCCGTTCAGTTCAGCCACCCACTGAAGCTTCCCCTaggtactgatctaggatcagcttctccCTCACCAGTCCTAACCAGGTAGGTCAGACTAAACACTGAGCACGTGCACTAGGCGTAGGGTGAAGTTGTCCCTAGAcgacactgatcttgggtcagttttgtacttttccccactaatggttaaggttaggatttggcgAGAGGGGAGCTGACCCCGGAGAACATTTAGACTATTCCTCTGCAAAATTGTTTTGCTTCAAATGAATGAGAATCAATGGGTTGGGGGGGGCATTATACCATCAAAATAGAATCCTACCAATCACAGAACATCCACTTGATGGGAAGGTCCTATCTAGTAATTATACTTTGTACTGGCACACAGCACAGTCAATGGAGGTGGTGCTTGGGATCCTTAGCAGGGCGTTAGTACAGCTGTTTTCACATGCTTTCCAGAACAGCACCCTTTAAGGGGCCTCTTCCTTCTAGGCTAGGCATCTTTCAGGCTGAGCAGGCCGAATCATTGGTGTGTTATGTAGTTCACTGTGCTAACTACAGGCCAGCCCGGGTAAGCCATACTACTGGCGTCTCATTGGTTTAACACGGAGCAACAAAACAGCATTGCACCCAAAATGGAAAATGTTGAAAAGATTTCACAAAGTTGACTGAAGTGCTTCAAGCCTTCTCTAGAAAGATTTGagaatgttatatacagtaccagtcaaaagtttggacacgtactcattgaagggtttcttttttaatttttttattgtagaataatagtgaagacatcaaagctatgaaataacaaatggaATCATATACAAAccaaaaagagaaaaaaagtcacattttagattcttcaaagtagccaccctcttgccttgacagctttgcacactcttggcattctctcaaccagcttcacctggaatgcttttccaacagtc
Protein-coding sequences here:
- the hdlbpa gene encoding high density lipoprotein binding protein a isoform X2, which produces MSSVAVLTQESFNEHRSGLVAEQAGGSSTAGDEEAPAYKDAFPPLPEKAASPEGTQEPVNAWTSKIRPLKSSVITQVFHVPLEERKYKDINQFGEGDQAKVCVDIMHKTGAHLELSMAKDQGLSIMVSGKLDAVMKARKEIVSRLQTQASATVAIPKEHHRFVIGKNGEKLQELELKTATKIQIPRPDDPSNHIKISGTKEGLEKAKHEILLISAEQDKRAVERVNIDKVFHPFITGAYNKLVADMMQETGARINVPPPSVNKTEIVITGEKEQVALAVAMIKKIYEGKKNATTIAVEVKKSQHKYVIGPKGNTLQEILEKTGVSVEIPPPDSNSETVILRGEPDRLGQALTEVYAKANSYTVSSVVAPSWLHRFIIGKKGQNLAKITQQMPKVHIEFTEGEDKITLEGPTKDMQMVQSQMEAIVTDLVSRMDYREISVDPRFHRHLIGKGGANINRIKDLHKVSVRIPPDNEKSHLIRIEGDPQGVQEASKELLELASRMENERTKDLIIEQRFHRAIIGQKGEKIKDVRDKFPEVIINFPDPAAKSDIVQLRGPRNEVEKCSKFMAKMVAEMVENGFFLSVPIFKQFHKNIIGKGGANIKKIREETNTRIDLPAENSNSEMIVITGKKENCEAARIRILAIQKELANITEMEVSIPSKLHNSLIGSKGRFVRSIMEECGGVHIHFPTEGSGIDTVTIRGPAEEVEKAKKQLLSLAQDKQTKSHTAELKAKPEYHKFLIGKGGGNIRKVRDSTGARIIFPTPEDEDQELITVVGTEEAVREAQKELEELIKSLDNVVEDVMNVDPKHHRYFVARRGQVLRDIADEYGGVMVSFPRSGANSDKVALKGAKDCVEAAKKRMLEIIEDLDAQVTMECVIPQKFHRSIMGPKGSRIQGITREHNVQIKFPERVDGPGKGGSAAPLAEAAVQENGEANGEVVEEPAAHVDPNAPKKCDVIVLSGRKERCEAAVESLKALVPVTTEVEVPFELHRYIIGQKGSGIRKMMDEFEVNIQVPAPELQSDIISITGLANHLDRAKEGLLERVKELTAEQEDRSLRSFKLTITVDPKYHPKIIGRKGAIITNIRTEHEVNIQFPDKNDDNQDQITITGYEHKATAAKDAIQAIVDELEEMISEDITLDARVHARIIGARGKGIRKIMDEFKVDLRFPQPGAADPNQVFVTGRPELVDEAIDHLLNLEEEYMADVNENESKMTYMKPTGDRGASSMDEGGRERGSSKGFVVREAPWQTGSEKVREAPDMSSSEDFPSFGAPVAATNKASPWGPKRF